Genomic window (Acidobacteriota bacterium):
CGTAGGTGTATTCCGCCAGCAGCCGGTGGGCGGCCTTCATGCCGGCGATGTCGAAGTGGAGCCGGGTGTTCTCGGGGATGGTGACGGGCGTGGCGCAGGACATGGTCATTCCTCCTCGGTGACGATCTCGAGTGCGTGCTCGGGGCACTGCTTGGCGCAGGCGCCGCAGGCGATGCACTTGAAGGGGTTTTCCAGGCCGTCGTCGGTCATCATGGCGCCGATGGGGCAGACGGCCACACAGGCCAGGCAGCCGACGCAGGTCTTCTTGCTGATGAGCGGGACACCCTGCTTGCTGACGGTGATGGCCACCACGGGGCACTCCGACACGCACAGGCGGCACTTCTGGTTGCAAACCGTGATCTTCCAGCGGTTCTCCCCGTCGGCCTCGACCCGGATGGCGGAGCGCCGGGGGTTGTCCTCCTTGAAGAAGGTGGTGGAGCAGACACGCATGCATGTCCCGCACCCGGTGCACTTCTCGGGATAGGTTTTCAGGTACTTCATGGCTTCAGTGGCCTCCTCCCCAAAATAGTCGAGGAATTATAGGTAGCCGCCCGCGAAAAGTCAAAACGAAAGAGGGGAAAAGGGCCGCGAACAGCGGAATTCCGTGACGGTTGCTACATTCCTCGCCGCAGTGGGCCCGCCGGGGCTTTGCCGCAAGAGTGGAGGACACCCACTCTTGATGCCCTCGCATCAAAAAGTCCGGATTTTTGATCTCACAGAGGCACGAAGGCACGGAGAAGAATCATAAGACCAGTTTTTTCTATGAAATATAACTTGCATTTCTCCGAGCCTCCGTGCCTCTGCGAGAGAAAGAGACTGTTACGAGGCCGTCACTCTTCGTTTTCCGCACGAGAGGTTTCAGATGGAAATAATCTCAATCCCCAGTAGTTGCCTTCGGCTGGCCACGGACGAAGTGGGGCATCTTCGCGGGGATCTCCAGGGATAGCTCCACGAGACCGCCGAAGACGCCGTCCCGGTACCAGGGCGCCTGGTAGATGAGCTTGTGGACGCCGTTCTTCTCGATGGTGTAGACGTTGCGCTCTCCTATTCGCAGCATGGTCTCCAGCTTGGTGCGGGAGGGCTCGGGGTGGCAGTCCAGCACGTTGCGGCCGACCAGGTCGCCGCCCCCGTCCGCCTGGAAGACGTCTGCCGCCTTCCGGTTCATGTAACGGATGATCCCGTTCTCGTCGCAGAGGGTGACGGCCCCGGGAAACTCCTCGAAGCTTTCCGACAGAAATTGTTCGCTCATGGACACTCCTTTCCGAATCGAACCGGGAGCATGCACCGGGCCGGCGCCATTGTCAAGGGCCGCGGCGAGCTCATTGGAAGCGTCCAGGGCGGCAGGGCTTTGAAGGCCTGTCATTGCGGAGGCGATTCTCTTTCCCTTTGCAAGGCTTCGCGTCCTGGCGCCTTCGCGTGAGGCGGGACGACTTTTCTCCCGCGCTTCCGGGGTGCGTTGACGCCCGGGAGCGGAGCGTGTAGAATCCGGCTTTCAGGCAGGAGGAGAACGTGCCGAAGATCCTGGTGGTGGGCGGGTGCAACGCGGACGTCGTGGTGAGGCCCCAAGCCGCAGTTGTCCACGGGACGTCCAACCGTTCGGACATCGCCGCGGCGGACGGGGGCGTCGGGCGCAACCTGGCGGAGAACTTCGCGCGGCTGGGCTGCGCGGTGACCTTCGTGACGCACCTGGCGTCGGAGCCCGTATCCACGGGCATCCGCGAGCGGCTGGAGAAAATGGGTGTCCAGGTTCTCTCCGCGGTCGAGGTCCCCGCGGGCCGGTACGTGGCGGTCCTTGACCCGGACGGCTCCCTGCACGCCGGCTTCTGCGACGTGGACACCGAGGCCCTCACCCCCGCCGCGGTTGACGCCCTCGGACTGGACTGGACAGCGTTCGACGGGGCGGTCCTGGAGGCCAACCTTTCGGAGGAGACCCTGACGGCGCTGGCGCGGACCCTGCGTGCGCACGGCGTGCCCTTCGCCCTGGAGCCGGTGTCCGCGGCCCGGGCGCCGCGCCTCCGGGAGTCCCTGGCGGGGTGCGCCCTGGTCAAGCCCGACCCGCTGGAGGCGTCGGCGCTGAGCGGGATGCCGTGCGGGGGCCGGGCGGAGGCGCTCGCCTGCGCCCGGGAACTGCGCCGGCGGGGGGCGGGGGCCGTGCTGGTCTCGCTGGGCGCCGAGGGCTTCGTCCTGTCCGACGGCGACGTCGAGCAGGCCGTGGATGCCGAGCCGGTGAACGGGGCGAACTGTTCCGGCGCCGGGGACGCGCTCCTGGCCGGCTACTTCGCCGCCCGCCTGGCCGGGCTTGACCCGGGCCGCGCCGCGGCAGTGTCGGCCCGCTGCGCCGCCCTCGCGTGCCGGGTGTCGGGCCCCGTCAGCCCTGAACTCTCGCCGGACCTGCTCCGGTGATCATGATCCGGCGTGATCTGAGCCGCGACCGCCAGGACGTCCTGAAGCGGGGGAAGTTGAAACGCAGGGCGCAAGAACGCAGGGAATTGAAAGCGCTGGGCCTGGAAACGTCGTGGCATAAAGTGGGATGGTGAGGTTCCGAAATCCCCCTTGACGTCCTGGCGTTACTGTGAGGTCTGGTCCGACAGTTTGTGCGCAGAGTGGACCCACCCGGATAAGCCGGACGGCGAACCGGTGAACGGTCCGGATGCTCCCTCGCGAAGGCACGGGGACACGGAGAAGAGAATCAGATGGCCAAGATTTATCTCATAGATTTATTGGTCTTTCTCTCTCTGTGCCTCCGTGCCCCCGTGAGAGATGTTCCGGATTATTCTCTCACGGAGGCCCAGGGCCACGGAGGGGACGCGGGCCGGCCCGGCGGTGCCGGTCCCGGGCGGGTCGATATGCTCTGCTGATATTAAGCCGGTTGCGAAACGTGTCATTATGTCTCATAGATAATAAGGGGTTTGGATAGAACCTGGCACGGTGCGCCCGGTGAGAGCATCGCCGGAATAAGAACAGGGAGGAGGGACGAGGTGAAAAGGAAGCGGTTTTCCATGCTGTTCTTTGGGGCAGTTGAACAAAGCTGTCTGCCGGCGAGAGTTCCCGGTGACGAAAGCGGCGCCACGACACGTGTCACCGCACTTTAAAAACAGAGGAGACGTCCATGGGGCGCGAGGATTTTCTTCGGATCGACGAGGAGGTGGCGGACACGCTGACCTGCGGCGGGGCCGTCACGGCGCTGGAGTCCACCATCATCTCCCACGGGATGCCGTGGCCGGACAACGTGGAGACGGCCCTGGCCGTGGAGGCGCTCGTGCGGGAGAACGGGGCCGTGCCCGCCACGGTGGGTGTCCTGGACGGGCGCCTGGTGGTGGGCCTCGGGGCCGACGGGATCGCCCGGATGGGCGACCCGGCCGCGGCACCGGTCAAGGTCTCCCGCCGGGACCTCCCGGTGGTGCTGGCCCGGGGCCTGTGCGGCGCCACCACCGTCTCGGCCACCATGATCGGCGCGCGGCTGGCGGGGATCCCGCTCTTCGCCACCGGCGGGATCGGCGGCGTGCACCGGGACGTGCTGGAGAGCTTCGACGTCTCCGCGGACCTGGGCGAGCTGGCCCGGACGGAGGTGGCCGTGGTCTGCGCCGGCGCCAAGGCCATCCTGGACATCGGCCGGACCCTGGAGGCCCTGGAGGCGCTCGGGGTCCCCGTCATCGGTTACGGCACCGACGCGTTCCCCGCCTTCTACACGCCGCGGTCCGGTTTCGACGCCCCCTGGCGCTGCGACACCCCGGGCGAGGTGGCGCGGGTGCTGGCCGCCCAGCGGG
Coding sequences:
- a CDS encoding 4Fe-4S binding protein, with the protein product MKYLKTYPEKCTGCGTCMRVCSTTFFKEDNPRRSAIRVEADGENRWKITVCNQKCRLCVSECPVVAITVSKQGVPLISKKTCVGCLACVAVCPIGAMMTDDGLENPFKCIACGACAKQCPEHALEIVTEEE
- a CDS encoding PAS domain S-box protein; translated protein: MSEQFLSESFEEFPGAVTLCDENGIIRYMNRKAADVFQADGGGDLVGRNVLDCHPEPSRTKLETMLRIGERNVYTIEKNGVHKLIYQAPWYRDGVFGGLVELSLEIPAKMPHFVRGQPKATTGD
- a CDS encoding pseudouridine-5'-phosphate glycosidase, producing MGREDFLRIDEEVADTLTCGGAVTALESTIISHGMPWPDNVETALAVEALVRENGAVPATVGVLDGRLVVGLGADGIARMGDPAAAPVKVSRRDLPVVLARGLCGATTVSATMIGARLAGIPLFATGGIGGVHRDVLESFDVSADLGELARTEVAVVCAGAKAILDIGRTLEALEALGVPVIGYGTDAFPAFYTPRSGFDAPWRCDTPGEVARVLAAQRALGLGGGVLVVNPVPGAEALDAAVMDAAIGTALDQAAREGVRGKAVTPYLLAKVVEATGGASLKANVALVRNNAALAARIAAALAGSGERARKG